In Myxocyprinus asiaticus isolate MX2 ecotype Aquarium Trade chromosome 46, UBuf_Myxa_2, whole genome shotgun sequence, a single window of DNA contains:
- the LOC127435877 gene encoding C-C motif chemokine 3-like: MTASRFFIFSTVVVLLAAITLSEGLRIGPKKCCSSFMNRPLPAKLLVDYSMTSQQCPSEAVLFKTVKGRQICARPTESWVQKHIKTIESRRIGGQVNM; this comes from the exons ATGACTGCCTCTCGCTTTTTCATTTTCTCGACAGTGGTGGTGCTTCTGGCCGCAATTACGCTCAGTGAAG GTTTGCGTATTGGACCAAAGAAATGCTGTTCTTCCTTTATGAACCGTCCCTTGCCAGCCAAACTTTTGGTTGATTACAGTATGACAAGCCAGCAGTGCCCCAGTGAAGCCGTGCT CTTCAAGACAGTTAAAGGGCGTCAGATATGTGCCAGACCCACTGAATCATGGGTTCAGAAGCACATCAAGACTATTGAAAGCAGGCGCATCGGTGGCCAGGTGAATATGTAA